Proteins from a genomic interval of Posidoniimonas polymericola:
- a CDS encoding SDR family NAD(P)-dependent oxidoreductase, producing MTRRRLDGVQAIVTGASGGIGRAIALALAERRAGLILTARRPNELQVVAAEAERRGAPPPTVVVGDLTDAGLRQRLADAVELTDKPLDLLVNNAGVSAHGLFADASPERLATIVDVNFTSTAELTRLAIPLLTGADDPAILNVGSILGHRGIPHNSEYCASKAALRAWSEALRAELAGVGIDVVLLTPGTTNTDFFSHLIDRQQDELPWGTPQGMPPEAVARAAIRGLERRRREIIPGWRAKVFVLAARLAPGLMDRAMRRYGG from the coding sequence ATGACACGCCGACGGCTAGACGGCGTCCAGGCGATTGTCACCGGCGCGTCGGGCGGCATCGGGCGGGCGATCGCGTTAGCCCTGGCGGAACGCCGCGCGGGCCTAATCCTTACCGCTCGCCGGCCCAACGAGCTTCAGGTAGTCGCCGCCGAGGCCGAGCGGCGCGGAGCCCCACCGCCGACCGTTGTTGTCGGCGACCTGACCGATGCCGGCCTGCGGCAGCGGCTGGCCGATGCGGTCGAGCTGACCGATAAACCGCTCGACCTGCTGGTCAACAACGCCGGCGTCAGCGCCCACGGGTTGTTCGCCGACGCGTCGCCGGAGCGGCTGGCGACTATTGTCGACGTCAACTTTACCTCGACCGCCGAGCTGACCCGGCTGGCGATCCCGCTGCTCACGGGCGCCGACGACCCGGCGATCCTGAATGTCGGCTCGATCCTCGGCCACCGTGGCATCCCCCACAACAGCGAGTACTGCGCCAGCAAGGCGGCCCTGCGGGCGTGGAGCGAGGCCCTGCGGGCGGAGCTTGCCGGCGTGGGGATTGACGTCGTGCTGCTGACGCCGGGCACCACGAACACCGATTTCTTCAGCCACCTGATCGACCGCCAGCAGGACGAGCTCCCCTGGGGCACGCCGCAGGGCATGCCCCCCGAGGCGGTCGCGCGGGCCGCAATCCGCGGGCTGGAGCGGCGACGGCGGGAGATCATCCCCGGCTGGCGGGCCAAGGTGTTCGTGCTCGCTGCCCGGCTGGCGCCGGGGCTGATGGACCGGGCGATGCGCCGCTATGGTGGTTAG
- a CDS encoding BBP7 family outer membrane beta-barrel protein, translating into MTIRVTVASIAAAIVTAVLACQPTEAQVPYGGPQGFYNSGPSQMMDAHGDPAVIPAQYCQGGCPPGYGGGGGYGDPAANYCPMTEQCGPHYFDFSAEYLMYQRSDYGSLENQSLMTLNVLPGGTEVLNIGDIPSDYQSGFRLTGRYDIGALSVIEVGYTGFFDMGGGASFTDPAPVDATTGNLYSLYSDFGQNPVGAVGVSGATLAETDQAVSAYTTIETVLQSAELSYRRYWVGHSPRVTGTWLYGFRWTRLKDEFNFATQANGTYVNYIEAENDLAGFQLGADAWMTVIQGLRIGLEGKTGIYGNQVDIRNRANTSPAATVSIDERFSNEQVSFLGEARLMAVADITPCISLKAGYEVLYMSSVATSVDNFNAASPYAEGQGIPRQSLFQAQSDAMFHGFHAGFEYVW; encoded by the coding sequence ATGACGATTCGCGTCACTGTTGCGTCCATCGCCGCGGCGATTGTGACCGCCGTGCTGGCTTGCCAGCCTACCGAAGCCCAGGTCCCCTATGGGGGGCCGCAGGGGTTTTATAACAGCGGGCCATCCCAGATGATGGACGCCCACGGCGACCCGGCCGTGATCCCGGCCCAGTACTGTCAGGGCGGCTGCCCTCCCGGCTACGGTGGCGGAGGCGGTTACGGCGACCCGGCGGCCAACTACTGCCCGATGACCGAGCAGTGCGGTCCGCACTACTTCGACTTCAGCGCTGAGTACCTGATGTACCAGCGGTCGGACTACGGCTCGCTAGAGAACCAGTCGCTGATGACCCTCAACGTGCTGCCGGGCGGCACCGAGGTGCTGAACATCGGCGACATCCCGTCCGACTACCAGTCTGGCTTCCGCCTGACCGGCCGGTACGACATCGGCGCGCTATCGGTGATCGAGGTCGGCTACACCGGCTTCTTCGACATGGGCGGCGGGGCCTCGTTCACGGACCCGGCTCCAGTCGACGCCACTACCGGCAACCTGTACTCGCTGTACAGCGACTTCGGGCAGAACCCGGTCGGCGCCGTGGGCGTTAGCGGGGCGACCTTGGCCGAAACCGACCAGGCGGTCAGCGCGTACACCACCATCGAGACCGTCCTGCAGAGCGCCGAGCTCAGCTACCGCAGGTACTGGGTTGGCCACAGCCCACGCGTGACCGGCACCTGGCTGTACGGATTCCGCTGGACCCGCCTGAAGGACGAGTTCAACTTCGCCACCCAGGCCAACGGCACGTACGTGAACTACATCGAGGCCGAGAACGACCTGGCGGGCTTCCAGCTCGGCGCCGACGCCTGGATGACGGTGATCCAGGGCCTGCGGATCGGCCTGGAGGGGAAGACCGGCATCTACGGCAACCAGGTTGATATCCGCAACCGGGCCAACACCAGCCCGGCGGCCACGGTTTCCATCGACGAGCGGTTCAGCAACGAGCAGGTCTCGTTCTTGGGCGAGGCCCGACTGATGGCGGTGGCCGACATCACGCCGTGCATCTCACTCAAGGCTGGCTACGAGGTGCTGTACATGTCCTCGGTAGCGACCTCGGTGGACAACTTCAACGCGGCGTCGCCTTACGCTGAGGGCCAGGGAATCCCGCGGCAATCGCTCTTCCAGGCCCAATCCGACGCCATGTTCCACGGCTTCCACGCCGGTTTCGAGTACGTCTGGTAA
- a CDS encoding RluA family pseudouridine synthase — protein sequence MPTLDVLYDDGPCLVVNKPSGLLTQAPRGIDSLEIWVRNFWKSREEKAGDDNIYVGIIHRLDRPVSGATLFARHVRAAQRLSAQFQQRTVSKTYWAVVEGCPSDDEGTWTDCLHKRHGMAQAIVVPEDDPRGKHAVLHYRVLQRWDQQTLLEITLETGRTHQIRVQASSRGLPVLGDEQYGATRLFGPETDEPRDRAIALHARELGFRHAMRDEQVQITAPLPSAWEALELAPTLL from the coding sequence ATGCCCACGCTCGATGTCCTCTACGATGACGGCCCCTGCCTGGTGGTCAACAAGCCGTCCGGCCTGTTGACCCAGGCGCCACGCGGCATCGACAGCCTCGAGATCTGGGTCCGCAACTTCTGGAAGTCCCGCGAGGAGAAGGCCGGCGACGACAACATCTACGTCGGCATCATCCACCGGCTCGACCGGCCGGTGTCCGGCGCGACGCTGTTCGCCCGGCACGTGCGGGCGGCCCAGCGGCTGTCGGCCCAGTTCCAGCAGCGGACAGTCAGCAAGACCTACTGGGCCGTGGTCGAAGGCTGCCCCTCCGACGACGAGGGGACCTGGACCGACTGCCTGCACAAGCGGCACGGCATGGCCCAGGCGATTGTCGTCCCCGAGGACGACCCCCGCGGCAAGCACGCCGTGCTGCACTACCGGGTGCTGCAGCGGTGGGACCAGCAGACGCTGCTCGAGATCACGCTCGAGACCGGCCGCACCCACCAGATCCGCGTGCAGGCGTCCTCGCGGGGGCTGCCGGTGCTGGGCGACGAGCAGTACGGCGCGACAAGGCTGTTCGGACCGGAAACCGACGAGCCCCGTGATCGGGCCATCGCGTTGCACGCCCGCGAACTGGGATTCCGACACGCCATGCGTGACGAGCAGGTGCAGATCACCGCGCCGTTGCCGTCTGCCTGGGAGGCGTTGGAACTCGCCCCGACACTGCTGTAG
- the hflX gene encoding GTPase HflX, with the protein MKDLERQQGVASEQVVLVGVQLAGQPHEEEPLEELTGLAEAAGADVVGLLTQKREKPDPHSYLGRGKLEQLTHMVSGTEADIVIFDNDLSPAQTRNLEQATGVKVLDRTELILDIFSTRAQTLESRLAVELAQLEYSLPRLKRMWTHLSRMKMGVGMRGPGEKQLETDRRLVEKRISDLRGDLDKIHQRREREVSARNDRMTVSLVGYTNAGKSTLLNALTDSTVMAKDQLFATLDTRTRRWRLPGWGPVLLSDTVGFIKNLPHKLIASFKATLEEARQANLLLHVADASNPAVLDQIHAVYDVLLELGIEQKNTILVLNKADLVEDAHQLHVLEERYPGAVKISAHTGEGLDRLAAAVSETLSENFLDVEVEFDVADGGTLAYLSRNAEVFSRAYSNERTTVHCRIPRALLRPLEREGVIVREHEGETPDAEIRSLPSQLDDSIDDVA; encoded by the coding sequence GTGAAGGATCTCGAACGCCAACAGGGCGTAGCTAGCGAACAGGTTGTGCTGGTTGGCGTGCAGCTCGCAGGCCAGCCCCACGAAGAAGAGCCCCTCGAAGAATTGACCGGTCTGGCCGAAGCGGCCGGAGCCGACGTGGTGGGCCTGCTCACCCAGAAACGCGAGAAGCCCGACCCGCACAGCTACTTGGGGCGCGGTAAGCTCGAGCAGCTCACGCACATGGTCTCGGGCACCGAGGCCGATATCGTGATCTTCGACAACGACCTCTCGCCCGCCCAGACCCGCAACCTGGAGCAGGCGACCGGCGTCAAGGTGCTCGACCGGACCGAGCTGATCCTCGATATCTTCTCCACGCGGGCCCAGACGCTCGAGTCCCGCCTGGCGGTTGAGCTGGCGCAGCTCGAGTACTCGCTGCCGCGGCTCAAGCGGATGTGGACCCACTTGTCGCGTATGAAGATGGGCGTCGGCATGCGTGGCCCGGGCGAGAAGCAGCTCGAAACCGACCGCCGATTGGTCGAGAAGCGGATCTCGGACCTGCGCGGCGACCTCGACAAGATCCACCAACGCCGCGAACGCGAGGTCTCTGCCCGCAACGACCGGATGACGGTTTCGCTGGTGGGCTACACCAACGCCGGCAAGAGCACGCTGCTCAACGCGCTGACCGACTCGACGGTCATGGCCAAGGACCAGCTGTTCGCCACACTCGACACCCGCACCCGCCGCTGGCGGCTGCCGGGCTGGGGCCCGGTGCTGCTGAGCGACACAGTCGGGTTCATCAAGAACCTGCCCCACAAGCTGATCGCCAGCTTCAAGGCGACCCTCGAAGAGGCCCGCCAGGCGAACCTGCTGCTGCACGTCGCGGACGCGAGCAACCCGGCCGTGCTCGACCAGATCCACGCCGTGTACGACGTGCTGCTCGAGCTTGGCATCGAGCAGAAGAACACCATCCTCGTGCTCAACAAGGCCGACCTGGTCGAGGACGCTCACCAGCTGCACGTGCTAGAGGAACGCTACCCGGGCGCCGTGAAGATCAGCGCCCACACCGGCGAGGGTCTCGACCGGCTGGCCGCCGCCGTCAGCGAGACCCTCAGCGAGAACTTCCTGGACGTCGAGGTCGAGTTTGACGTCGCCGATGGCGGCACCCTGGCCTACCTGTCGCGTAACGCCGAGGTGTTCAGCCGGGCGTACTCCAACGAGCGGACCACGGTCCACTGCCGGATCCCGCGGGCCCTGCTGCGGCCGCTGGAACGCGAGGGGGTAATTGTCCGGGAACACGAGGGCGAGACCCCCGACGCCGAGATCCGCTCGCTCCCTTCGCAGCTTGACGACTCGATCGACGACGTCGCATGA